The proteins below come from a single Candidatus Zixiibacteriota bacterium genomic window:
- the istA gene encoding IS21 family transposase — ADLSWPLPEEMTDSDLDRLLFPPPPSIAGSQRPPPHYKGIHRELKRKGVTLFLLWQEYKEVHPEGYQYSRFCDLYREWAGKLDLPMRQDHKAGEKLFVDYAGQTMPVVDRSTGEVREAQIFVAVSGASNHTYAEATWTQSLPNWIASHTRAFAFMGGVHDLVVPDNLLSGVSKACRYEPDINPTYHEMARHYGTAVMPARVRKPKDKAKVEAGVLGAERYILARLRNHTFFSLIELNRAIAALLTEYNEQPFQKLPGSRKSLFETLDKPALRPLPSERYEYAEWKKATVNIDYHVEVNRHYFSVPYQLVRQRVDVRVTNTTVECFHNGKRVASHLKSDLAGRHTTVTEHMPRAHREYAEWTPERLVRWAAKSGGATAEVVEQILSSRPHPQQGFRSCLGIMRLGKRYGQDRLDAACARALAINATSYKSIESILKRGLDRVPLPQRQLQLPVIEHANVRGANYYEKPD, encoded by the coding sequence AGGCGGACCTGAGTTGGCCGCTGCCTGAAGAGATGACCGACAGCGATCTCGATCGGCTTCTTTTCCCGCCGCCACCATCTATCGCCGGCTCACAACGTCCACCGCCGCACTACAAGGGGATTCATCGGGAGCTGAAGCGTAAGGGGGTGACGCTCTTTCTGTTATGGCAGGAATATAAGGAAGTTCACCCGGAAGGGTATCAGTACAGCCGTTTCTGTGATCTCTACCGCGAGTGGGCCGGCAAGCTCGATCTGCCAATGCGTCAGGATCACAAGGCGGGCGAGAAGCTGTTTGTAGATTACGCCGGGCAGACGATGCCGGTAGTCGACCGATCTACCGGCGAGGTAAGAGAAGCTCAGATCTTTGTAGCTGTATCGGGTGCAAGCAATCACACCTACGCTGAAGCTACCTGGACGCAGAGTCTGCCAAACTGGATTGCCTCACACACCCGGGCATTCGCTTTCATGGGCGGCGTCCACGATCTGGTGGTTCCTGACAACCTGCTCAGCGGGGTCTCAAAAGCCTGCCGTTATGAACCGGACATCAATCCGACCTACCATGAGATGGCCCGCCATTACGGCACAGCTGTCATGCCAGCAAGAGTCCGCAAGCCAAAAGACAAAGCGAAAGTTGAGGCGGGTGTTCTGGGAGCGGAGAGGTATATCCTGGCGCGCCTGCGTAACCATACCTTCTTTTCACTGATCGAACTCAACCGTGCCATTGCCGCATTGTTGACTGAGTACAACGAGCAACCTTTCCAGAAGCTGCCCGGCTCGCGTAAGTCGCTGTTTGAGACTCTGGATAAACCGGCACTGAGACCTCTGCCTTCCGAGCGTTACGAGTACGCCGAGTGGAAGAAGGCGACAGTCAACATCGATTACCACGTGGAGGTCAATCGGCATTACTTCAGCGTCCCATACCAGTTGGTCAGACAGAGAGTTGATGTCCGTGTGACTAATACGACAGTTGAGTGTTTCCACAACGGCAAGCGTGTTGCCAGCCACCTTAAGAGCGATCTTGCAGGACGCCACACCACCGTCACCGAACACATGCCGAGGGCTCATCGAGAGTATGCGGAATGGACGCCGGAACGTCTGGTTCGCTGGGCTGCTAAAAGCGGCGGCGCGACAGCCGAGGTGGTCGAGCAGATCCTCTCATCGAGGCCGCATCCTCAGCAGGGGTTTCGCTCCTGTCTGGGGATCATGCGCTTGGGCAAACGATATGGGCAGGATCGCCTCGATGCTGCATGTGCACGCGCTTTAGCGATCAACGCGACCAGTTACAAGAGCATCGAATCTATTCTCAAGAGAGGACTCGACAGAGTGCCGCTCCCACAGCGACAGCTGCAACTGCCGGTTATCGAGCACGCCAATGTAAGGGGGGCGAACTACTATGAGAAACCGGACTAA
- the istB gene encoding IS21-like element helper ATPase IstB — protein sequence MLKQPTLEKLEGLKLTGMLKAYTEQMEIPDCEALGFDERFGLLLDREACERDNRRLTYRLRKAKLRLAACIEDIDYRHPRGLDKSVMLQLASCGWMRTYDNCIITGPTGAGKTYLACALGQKACREDHSVLYMRVPRLFRDLAVARGDGRYTKMLAAFARVDLMILDDWGTTRLTDEQRRDIFEILEDRYDRKSTLVAAQLPVKHWHETIGDPTLADAILDRIVHNAHKISLKGESMRRKKKRLTKREGEGR from the coding sequence ATGCTGAAGCAACCGACATTGGAGAAACTGGAGGGCCTGAAACTGACCGGTATGCTCAAGGCTTATACCGAACAGATGGAGATACCGGACTGTGAGGCGCTCGGGTTCGATGAACGATTCGGGCTTCTTCTTGATCGTGAGGCTTGCGAACGAGACAACCGTCGTCTAACCTATCGTCTCCGGAAGGCGAAACTTCGACTGGCCGCTTGTATCGAAGATATTGACTATCGTCATCCGCGCGGACTCGACAAGTCGGTCATGCTGCAGCTAGCGAGTTGTGGGTGGATGCGGACTTACGACAACTGTATCATCACAGGACCGACCGGAGCCGGCAAGACCTATCTTGCCTGTGCGCTCGGCCAGAAAGCGTGCCGTGAAGATCACTCGGTACTGTACATGCGTGTGCCGCGTCTGTTCAGGGATCTGGCTGTGGCGAGAGGTGACGGACGATACACCAAAATGCTTGCAGCTTTTGCCAGAGTCGACCTGATGATACTTGATGATTGGGGGACCACACGCCTGACAGACGAACAGAGAAGAGATATCTTTGAGATACTCGAAGATCGTTATGACAGGAAATCGACTCTTGTCGCTGCTCAATTACCTGTCAAACACTGGCACGAAACCATCGGCGATCCGACACTGGCTGATGCCATTCTCGATAGGATCGTTCACAATGCTCACAAGATAAGTCTGAAAGGAGAATCGATGAGGAGGAAGAAAAAGCGCTTGACTAAGAGAGAAGGTGAAGGTAGATAG